From Aliarcobacter butzleri, the proteins below share one genomic window:
- a CDS encoding hydrogenase small subunit, translated as MNDSIDMVKKVFTQKSGRVETNKGEVYYNSLFEKAKQRLKALREQEPLKDIDMMDIIESEGVNRRDFMKWVSATTATLMLPPMFAPLVAEATELMNRVPVIWIELQDCAGNSEALLRSSAPTVDDLLFDVLSLEFHETLQAAAGHDADKQLEEAVEHFKGKYLLFVEGAIPMKMNGQYGTIGAMGETFHEHLMRMSKDAAAVVAVGTCATFGGVPAAAPNPTGAVGVMDLVKGKPVINIPACPANPANMVGVVLHYVLTGQVPELDSLLRPKFAFGYRIHDNCERRAHFDAGEFVEEWGDEGAKNNWCLYKVGCKGPMTFNNCSIIRYNEGTNWPVGVGRGCIGCSEPDFWDKYAYERPMANAKIKAPTGGVEKTVDEFGLGLLTATAVGIGVHAVASVIAGKKSNEGEEK; from the coding sequence ATGAATGACTCAATAGATATGGTAAAAAAAGTTTTTACCCAAAAATCAGGCAGAGTTGAAACAAATAAAGGAGAAGTTTATTACAACTCTTTATTTGAAAAAGCAAAACAAAGGTTAAAAGCTTTAAGAGAGCAAGAACCACTTAAAGATATCGATATGATGGATATCATTGAGAGTGAAGGTGTAAATAGAAGAGATTTTATGAAGTGGGTTAGTGCAACAACTGCTACACTTATGCTTCCTCCTATGTTTGCTCCACTTGTTGCAGAAGCGACTGAACTTATGAATAGAGTTCCTGTTATCTGGATTGAGTTACAAGACTGTGCTGGAAACTCTGAAGCACTTTTAAGAAGTAGTGCTCCAACAGTTGATGATTTATTATTTGATGTTTTAAGTTTAGAGTTCCACGAAACACTTCAAGCAGCAGCAGGACATGATGCTGATAAACAACTTGAAGAAGCAGTTGAACACTTTAAAGGTAAATATTTACTTTTTGTTGAAGGTGCAATTCCTATGAAAATGAATGGTCAATATGGAACAATTGGTGCAATGGGAGAAACTTTCCACGAACATTTAATGAGAATGTCAAAAGATGCAGCAGCTGTTGTTGCAGTTGGAACATGTGCTACTTTCGGAGGAGTTCCAGCAGCTGCTCCAAATCCAACTGGTGCAGTTGGAGTTATGGATTTAGTAAAAGGAAAACCTGTTATTAATATTCCTGCCTGTCCTGCAAACCCAGCAAATATGGTTGGAGTTGTACTTCATTATGTTTTAACTGGTCAAGTTCCTGAACTTGATTCTTTATTAAGACCTAAATTTGCATTTGGATATAGAATTCATGATAACTGTGAAAGAAGAGCTCACTTTGATGCTGGAGAGTTTGTAGAAGAGTGGGGAGATGAAGGTGCTAAAAACAACTGGTGTTTATATAAAGTTGGTTGTAAAGGACCAATGACATTTAATAACTGTTCAATTATTAGATATAACGAAGGTACAAACTGGCCAGTTGGTGTTGGAAGAGGATGTATTGGATGTTCTGAACCAGATTTCTGGGATAAATATGCTTATGAAAGACCAATGGCAAATGCAAAAATCAAAGCACCAACTGGTGGAGTTGAAAAAACTGTTGATGAGTTTGGTCTAGGATTATTAACAGCAACAGCTGTTGGTATTGG
- a CDS encoding nickel-dependent hydrogenase large subunit, producing MKTVNLVERIEGEAKLNCSWKNGIIIDSRIDFLNFRGFEYILEDKSPLDALVYTPRICGICGQAHLNAAVEVLEKAYENIDEKLEITPKAKLLRQIGLNIEMIDSHIKWFYMFILPDIIKLNSNDLNIYEPLKGKKWLEACKVASETIKALAIIAGQWPHSSYMIPGGVMSDPTKMDLINMQNYLQIAINFFEDSIVNTSLDNYLSFTSVDNFEKIGGDLKLFKDLAFKYELQNYGKSYNRFISLSETNLFKKGRFSSKVINKIDLSKILENSDSTFTLSGDNTQKHTWSKNVTYDDAFFETGPLARAIISNRKFIKDIHKNFDDSAFTRVLARLDELAFLLEDTKNLISKVNTKEASFIKPKISLNKIDKVEAVSAVEATRGSLYHKIDIEKGKIKLYDVITPTVWNLGPSNKKEQGIAQKAIIGTSSIDIAKIILRSFDVCSVCTTH from the coding sequence ATGAAAACAGTAAACTTAGTTGAAAGAATTGAAGGTGAAGCAAAACTAAATTGCTCTTGGAAAAATGGAATAATTATAGATTCAAGAATTGATTTTTTAAATTTTAGAGGATTTGAATATATTTTAGAAGATAAATCACCTTTAGATGCTTTAGTTTACACACCTAGGATTTGTGGTATTTGTGGACAAGCTCATTTAAATGCTGCTGTTGAAGTTTTAGAAAAAGCTTATGAAAATATAGATGAAAAATTAGAAATAACTCCTAAAGCAAAACTTTTAAGACAAATAGGTTTAAATATTGAGATGATTGATTCTCATATAAAATGGTTTTATATGTTTATTTTACCTGATATTATAAAACTAAATTCAAATGATTTAAATATTTATGAACCACTAAAAGGTAAAAAATGGCTTGAAGCTTGTAAAGTTGCAAGTGAAACAATAAAAGCTTTAGCAATTATTGCAGGGCAATGGCCTCATAGTTCATATATGATTCCTGGTGGAGTAATGAGTGATCCAACAAAAATGGATTTAATAAATATGCAAAACTATCTTCAAATAGCAATAAATTTTTTTGAAGATAGTATTGTTAATACTTCTTTGGATAATTATCTTTCTTTTACAAGTGTTGATAATTTTGAAAAAATTGGTGGAGATTTGAAACTTTTTAAAGATCTTGCATTTAAATATGAGTTACAAAATTATGGGAAGTCTTATAATAGATTTATATCTTTATCTGAAACGAATTTATTTAAAAAAGGAAGATTTTCATCAAAAGTTATAAATAAAATTGATTTATCAAAAATTTTAGAAAATAGTGATTCTACTTTTACTTTAAGTGGAGATAATACTCAAAAACACACTTGGAGTAAAAACGTTACTTATGATGATGCTTTTTTTGAAACAGGACCGCTTGCTAGAGCAATTATAAGTAATAGAAAATTTATAAAAGATATTCATAAAAATTTTGATGATAGCGCATTTACTAGAGTTTTAGCAAGACTTGATGAATTAGCTTTTTTATTAGAAGATACAAAAAATCTTATATCAAAAGTTAATACAAAAGAGGCTTCTTTTATAAAACCTAAAATTTCTTTAAATAAAATAGATAAAGTTGAAGCAGTGAGTGCTGTTGAGGCTACAAGAGGTTCTTTGTATCATAAAATAGATATTGAAAAAGGAAAAATCAAACTTTATGATGTAATTACTCCAACTGTTTGGAATTTAGGTCCTTCTAATAAAAAAGAACAAGGTATTGCTCAAAAAGCAATTATTGGAACATCATCAATAGATATTGCAAAAATTATTCTTAGAAGTTTTGATGTCTGTTCTGTTTGTACCACTCACTAA
- a CDS encoding NADH-quinone oxidoreductase subunit B family protein: protein MKSEKNPTIVWFQAITCNGNTHSLLSSNTTKFELFLNNFNFIYHPSLTIDKSLEDILNEDKEIDFLLIEGSISSNDFIFSISDTSTKNILEKLSFKAKYIISVGSCASFGGIHKKFTQNSDICSVEEALDIKELPNLRHQIINLSGCPVHPEWIFQTLNSLKVYKKISLDEFGRPKELYSTLAHHGCTRNEYFEWKVEGEFGQKEGCLFYNQGCRAPMTHSSCNKILWNEVSSKTRAGVPCVGCTENDFPRTDMLETKKNIGIPQDIPVGISKRAYLSISGVAKTFKIDRLHKKLME from the coding sequence ATGAAGAGTGAAAAAAATCCAACTATTGTTTGGTTTCAAGCCATTACTTGTAATGGCAATACTCACTCTTTATTAAGTTCAAATACAACTAAATTTGAACTTTTTTTAAATAATTTTAATTTTATTTATCATCCAAGTCTTACAATCGACAAATCTTTAGAAGATATTTTAAATGAAGATAAAGAGATAGATTTTTTACTAATTGAAGGTTCTATTTCTTCTAATGATTTTATTTTCTCAATATCAGATACTTCAACTAAAAATATTTTAGAAAAGCTTTCTTTTAAAGCAAAATATATTATTTCAGTTGGTTCTTGTGCTTCTTTTGGAGGTATTCATAAAAAATTTACTCAAAATAGTGATATTTGTAGTGTTGAAGAAGCTCTTGATATTAAAGAATTACCAAATTTAAGACATCAAATTATAAATCTTTCAGGTTGTCCTGTTCACCCTGAATGGATATTTCAAACACTTAATTCTTTAAAGGTGTATAAAAAAATATCTTTAGATGAATTTGGAAGACCAAAAGAATTATATAGCACTTTGGCTCATCATGGCTGTACAAGAAATGAGTATTTTGAATGGAAAGTTGAAGGTGAATTTGGACAAAAAGAGGGCTGTTTGTTCTATAATCAAGGGTGTCGTGCTCCTATGACTCACAGTTCTTGTAATAAAATTTTATGGAATGAAGTTAGTTCTAAAACAAGAGCAGGTGTTCCTTGTGTAGGGTGTACTGAAAATGATTTTCCAAGAACAGATATGTTAGAAACTAAAAAAAACATAGGAATTCCGCAAGATATACCTGTTGGTATTTCAAAAAGAGCATATCTAAGTATTAGTGGAGTTGCAAAAACTTTTAAAATAGATAGACTTCATAAAAAGTTAATGGAATAA
- a CDS encoding TetR/AcrR family transcriptional regulator, giving the protein MSSSKENKKNTIIENALKLFSQKGFYNTTIPDIAKAMQMSVGNMYNYFASKEELAKFAIKYSTNILADELRKINNLDISSKEKIYIFVKKYLENVQKSPEVIEYFLRVYLSNREVFKQGCEGFLCVGEFVTEVMILLDDGAQKKEFREQEFFPAFAMIMGCLGGFAFLSGENVLDKDILSYSDAVADNIYRALKYEE; this is encoded by the coding sequence ATTTCTAGTTCTAAAGAAAATAAAAAAAATACAATAATAGAAAATGCGTTAAAGCTTTTTTCTCAAAAAGGTTTTTATAATACAACTATTCCTGATATTGCAAAAGCTATGCAAATGAGCGTAGGAAATATGTACAATTATTTTGCTTCAAAGGAAGAACTTGCAAAATTTGCAATAAAATATTCAACAAATATTCTAGCTGATGAATTAAGAAAGATTAATAATTTAGATATATCTTCAAAAGAAAAGATTTATATTTTTGTAAAAAAGTATTTAGAAAATGTTCAGAAATCTCCAGAGGTAATTGAGTATTTTTTAAGAGTTTATTTATCAAATAGAGAAGTTTTTAAACAAGGTTGTGAAGGTTTTTTATGTGTTGGAGAATTTGTAACGGAAGTTATGATATTACTTGATGATGGAGCTCAAAAAAAAGAGTTTAGAGAGCAAGAATTTTTTCCTGCTTTTGCTATGATTATGGGATGTTTGGGTGGCTTTGCTTTTTTAAGTGGAGAAAATGTACTTGATAAAGATATATTAAGTTATTCAGATGCTGTTGCTGATAATATCTATCGAGCACTAAAATATGAAGAGTGA
- a CDS encoding bifunctional aconitate hydratase 2/2-methylisocitrate dehydratase, giving the protein MSLLENYKAHSQERLNEGGLPALPLTAAQTAELVELLKADKVVDAEYALDLFKNKINPGVDDAAYVKAAFLNDIVQGKVSCSVISKVEAIQILGTMMGGYNVPPLVEALKIADVADAAAEQLKNTILVYNSFNDVKELMDKGNAKAKEVIESWANAEWFTNKPALEEAITLTVYKIPGETNTDDLSPATVAFTRADIPLHATAMLQSRMEKPLEKMAELKAKGHPLAYVGDVVGTGSSRKSGINSVQWHMGRDIPGVPNKRTGGVVIGSIIAPIFFNTAEDSGCLPIQANVDSIDTGDVITLKPYAGVIEKDGKVVSEFKLAPNTLTDEMRAGGRIPLIIGKGLTAKARAALGLGASTAFIAPEQPANNGKGYTQAQKMVGKACGVEGVKPGMYVEPIATTVGSQDTTGPMTRDEIKELAALSFGADMVMQSFCHTAAYPKPADIKLRHTLPDFINSRGGVTLKPGDGVIHSWLNRLCLPDTVGTGGDSHTRFPIGISFPAGSGLIAFAGVTGMMPLTMPESVLVKFSGKMQPGITLRDLVNAIPYYAIKQGLLTVPKKNKKNIFAGTIIEIQGLPDLKVEQAFELSDASAERSAAACSVQLNKEPIIEYLSSNIALIEKMIEEGYEDAKTLQRRADKMKEWIKNPQLLEPDADAEYLATIEINLDEIKEPILACPNDPDDVATLSEILADDNRPKKIEEVFVGSCMTNIGLFRALGEVLKGEGVAKAKLWVAPPTKMDEAQLTEEGYYATFAAAGARIEIPGCSLCMGNQAQVGQGSIVFSTSTRNFDNRLGKDSKVYLGSAEVAAVAALLGRLPSVAEYMEIVSKKINESNKDGVYKYLNFHQVSSDYLTTLVSSR; this is encoded by the coding sequence ATGAGTTTATTGGAAAACTATAAAGCACATTCACAAGAAAGATTAAATGAAGGTGGATTACCAGCTTTACCTTTAACAGCTGCTCAAACTGCAGAATTAGTAGAGTTATTAAAAGCAGATAAAGTTGTAGATGCTGAGTATGCTTTAGATTTATTTAAAAATAAAATTAATCCAGGTGTTGATGATGCTGCTTATGTAAAAGCTGCATTTTTAAATGATATTGTTCAAGGTAAAGTTTCTTGTTCTGTTATTTCAAAAGTTGAAGCTATTCAAATTTTAGGAACAATGATGGGAGGATATAACGTACCACCATTAGTTGAAGCTTTAAAAATTGCTGATGTTGCTGATGCCGCTGCAGAGCAATTAAAAAATACAATTTTAGTTTATAACTCATTTAATGATGTTAAAGAGTTAATGGACAAAGGTAACGCAAAAGCTAAAGAAGTTATCGAATCTTGGGCAAATGCTGAGTGGTTTACAAATAAACCTGCACTTGAAGAAGCAATTACATTAACTGTATATAAAATTCCTGGTGAAACAAATACAGATGATTTATCTCCTGCAACTGTTGCGTTTACAAGAGCAGATATTCCATTACATGCAACTGCAATGTTACAATCAAGAATGGAAAAACCATTAGAAAAAATGGCTGAATTAAAAGCAAAAGGACATCCTTTAGCATACGTTGGTGATGTTGTTGGAACAGGTTCATCAAGAAAATCAGGTATTAACTCAGTTCAATGGCATATGGGAAGAGATATTCCAGGTGTTCCAAATAAAAGAACAGGTGGTGTTGTAATTGGTTCTATTATTGCTCCAATTTTCTTTAATACTGCAGAAGATTCAGGATGTTTACCAATTCAAGCAAATGTTGATTCTATTGATACTGGTGATGTTATTACATTAAAACCATATGCTGGTGTTATTGAAAAAGATGGAAAAGTTGTTTCTGAATTTAAATTAGCTCCAAATACATTAACAGATGAAATGAGAGCAGGTGGAAGAATTCCTTTAATTATTGGAAAAGGTTTAACTGCAAAAGCTAGAGCAGCATTAGGATTAGGTGCTTCAACTGCATTTATTGCTCCTGAACAACCAGCTAACAACGGTAAAGGTTATACTCAAGCACAAAAAATGGTTGGAAAAGCTTGTGGTGTTGAAGGTGTTAAACCTGGTATGTATGTTGAACCAATTGCAACTACTGTTGGATCACAAGATACAACTGGACCAATGACAAGAGATGAGATTAAAGAACTTGCAGCATTATCTTTTGGTGCTGATATGGTTATGCAATCATTCTGTCATACAGCTGCTTATCCAAAACCAGCAGACATTAAATTAAGACACACTTTACCAGATTTCATCAACTCAAGAGGTGGAGTTACACTTAAGCCAGGTGATGGTGTTATTCACTCATGGTTAAATAGATTATGTTTACCAGATACAGTAGGAACTGGTGGAGATTCTCATACAAGATTCCCAATTGGTATCTCATTCCCAGCTGGTTCAGGTCTTATAGCATTCGCAGGTGTTACAGGTATGATGCCTTTAACTATGCCAGAATCTGTATTAGTTAAATTCTCTGGAAAAATGCAACCAGGTATTACTTTAAGAGATTTAGTAAATGCAATTCCATATTATGCAATTAAACAAGGATTATTAACAGTTCCTAAGAAAAATAAAAAGAATATTTTTGCTGGAACAATCATTGAAATTCAAGGTTTACCAGACTTAAAAGTTGAGCAAGCATTCGAATTATCTGATGCATCTGCTGAAAGATCAGCTGCGGCTTGTTCTGTTCAATTAAATAAAGAACCAATTATTGAATATTTATCTTCAAACATTGCTTTAATTGAAAAAATGATTGAAGAAGGTTACGAAGACGCTAAAACTTTACAAAGAAGAGCTGATAAAATGAAAGAGTGGATTAAAAACCCTCAATTATTAGAGCCAGACGCTGATGCTGAATATTTAGCTACAATTGAAATTAACTTAGATGAAATTAAAGAGCCAATCTTAGCTTGTCCAAACGATCCAGATGATGTTGCTACTTTATCTGAAATTTTAGCTGATGATAACAGACCTAAAAAAATTGAAGAAGTATTTGTTGGTTCTTGTATGACAAATATTGGATTATTTAGAGCTTTAGGAGAAGTATTAAAAGGTGAGGGTGTTGCTAAAGCAAAACTATGGGTTGCACCTCCAACTAAAATGGATGAAGCTCAATTAACTGAAGAGGGATACTATGCTACATTTGCAGCTGCTGGTGCTAGAATAGAAATTCCAGGTTGTTCATTATGTATGGGTAACCAAGCTCAAGTTGGACAAGGTTCTATCGTATTCTCTACAAGTACAAGAAACTTTGATAACAGATTAGGAAAAGATTCTAAAGTTTATTTAGGTTCTGCTGAAGTTGCTGCTGTTGCTGCACTTTTAGGAAGATTACCATCTGTTGCTGAATATATGGAAATCGTTTCTAAAAAAATAAATGAATCAAACAAAGATGGTGTTTATAAATACTTAAACTTCCACCAAGTTTCTTCAGATTATTTAACTACTTTAGTATCTTCAAGATAA